In Candidatus Caldatribacterium sp., the genomic stretch TTTTTCAGCCTTCCGTCCCACCAAGGAGGGATAAGAGAGTTTCCACGTTTCCTCTCGATTCCCATCCCGTGGACTTCCGGCTGCTACCGCACATCCCTCCTCCCGGGCCACCAAGTTTTCTTTTCACCTCCTTTCCCTCACCCAGGAGTCTGGGACAGGATAGCCACACACCATCCACCTATAATATACGCCAAAATCGTCCATTTGGCTACACTCTCTCAGAAAAATTTCGAAAGAATCAGCGGAATCTTGGCGTCGCCATGGTCTCGTCGTCAAGGTAAAAATCCACATCAAAGGCCACACCACCGACAACAAGAGGCTTCGGCTCCTCCACCGCTTCGCAGCGGATGAAACTCGAGCGGAACCAATCGGCATCAGCCGGAAGAGGGAAATCCATGTCCATGAGCCGGCGCATCATCGTCCGGTCATAGAACTCTTCGTCAAAATGGTTGTCCGAATCCGGATAGGCGCTGAAGCGGCGCAAAATATCGGTGACGACGAAACCCATGTCAAGGAGCATGCGCTCCACGTTGTACCATTTGTGCCAGGAAGATTCGATGGTGGTCAGGCCGAAGTAGAGAGCTCCTCCCTTCTGAAGAGCCTGGGCTCCACGGGAAAGGGTAATCCTAAGACCCTTTTCGCTCTCCACCGGGTCGGTAATGAACACCGAGAACCGATGCTCCTCAAGGGGGTACGGGTCAGCAGCGTTGTAGAGAAAAACCTGAATGCCAAGGTTATGCTCTTTTGAGCGCTCGGTGATGAACCGCACAATGCGCTCATCAACCTCAAGAACGGTGATTGAGCGGGGGAGTTTCGTGCTTGCCAAAGCAAGACTCAAAAGGTCATCGTCCCCAAGAATCAGAATGTCCTGCTCCTCAAGGTCTCCTCGCTCGTACAGGAAGGCCACCCGGTAAAAGACGTCCCGCTCGGTCATAAAACCCTGGTCGAAATCGAGATTCGGGAGAGGCCTATCCTGCACAAGCCTGTGGTAGAGAGAAAAGGCGTCCTGGAACACATCGAAAACATAACCACCCTGACAGTGGGGACAGCGGACCTCGTGTCGGGGAAGAAGGGAACGGGCCTTCTCCTCTCCAAGAGG encodes the following:
- a CDS encoding bis-aminopropyl spermidine synthase family protein, which codes for MHRYEVQILRSLKESPKSFWKLLDEQDEHIRGFVERLRRLIDAGLVEYRDSKFSLTPLGEEKARSLLPRHEVRCPHCQGGYVFDVFQDAFSLYHRLVQDRPLPNLDFDQGFMTERDVFYRVAFLYERGDLEEQDILILGDDDLLSLALASTKLPRSITVLEVDERIVRFITERSKEHNLGIQVFLYNAADPYPLEEHRFSVFITDPVESEKGLRITLSRGAQALQKGGALYFGLTTIESSWHKWYNVERMLLDMGFVVTDILRRFSAYPDSDNHFDEEFYDRTMMRRLMDMDFPLPADADWFRSSFIRCEAVEEPKPLVVGGVAFDVDFYLDDETMATPRFR